Proteins encoded together in one Microbacterium oxydans window:
- a CDS encoding septum formation family protein: protein MKLLRRAPLLLAGSIIALTVALAGCSTDAEPRNPSDADEPSGAGTRTTSTVEAGDCRIESATGLPADAQGVPCTESHDEEVFHMVPLTGKTFSQQAVDTASAECAGDAFTTFVGVSKAESSLDVYVMAPTSETWGEPGGKTLACVLFDPAGPVEGSLEGAAR from the coding sequence ATGAAGCTCCTTCGTCGAGCCCCTCTCCTGCTGGCAGGAAGCATCATCGCGCTCACGGTCGCCCTGGCCGGCTGCAGCACCGATGCCGAGCCGCGAAACCCCTCCGACGCCGATGAGCCCTCCGGTGCGGGAACGAGAACCACCTCGACCGTGGAAGCGGGCGACTGCCGGATCGAGAGTGCCACCGGCCTGCCCGCCGACGCCCAGGGCGTCCCGTGCACGGAGTCGCACGACGAGGAGGTCTTCCACATGGTCCCCCTCACCGGCAAGACCTTCTCGCAGCAGGCGGTCGACACCGCATCCGCCGAATGCGCCGGAGACGCCTTCACGACCTTCGTCGGCGTGAGCAAGGCGGAATCCTCGCTCGACGTGTACGTGATGGCCCCCACGAGCGAGACATGGGGCGAGCCCGGCGGCAAGACCCTGGCCTGCGTGCTGTTCGACCCCGCCGGTCCGGTCGAGGGAAGCCTCGAGGGCGCCGCGCGCTGA
- the dnaG gene encoding DNA primase — translation MPRILQADVDEVKARTNIADIIGERVALKSAGVGSLKGLCPFHDEKSPSFHVRQQVGYYHCFGCGESGDVYSFLREMDHVSFTEAVERLAGRIGYTLHYEDGGAAPETSGRSRLYAANTAAAEFFRTQLLTPDAEAGRRFLGERGFDAGAAAHFGVGFAPRGWDGMLKALTAQGFTREELSNAGLVSTGQRGVYDRFRGRLVWPIRDVSGQTIGFGARKLFDDDQGPKYLNTPETPIYKKAQVLYGLDLAKRDIARGDPRRVVVVEGYTDVMACHLAGLTTAIATCGTAFGTDHIKVLRRVMGDDNASGEVVFTFDGDEAGQKAALRAFTEDDRFNAQTFVAVAPDGLDPCDLRLQRGDAAVRGLMETKQPMFEFAIDRKLGGFDLATVEGRVGALRAAAPIVAEIRDQLLRPGYERVLARRLGMDPTEVRSEVERAARGGSAPQQARREVPQVDPATGAPVIAPVTLASLPRTPDVAVERDALMGALQYGHQVDQALLNRALGTPFRTPGLDAVREAVAAAPDRTRAGWVTEAVNGVREPYRSLAGELLMTPFPARDEERAVATVADLARRLVLRQLEHEKQELLGAVQRVPADSDGGRALRMRLRDIDAERQRFAES, via the coding sequence ATGCCGCGGATCCTGCAGGCCGACGTGGACGAGGTCAAGGCGCGGACGAACATCGCCGACATCATCGGGGAACGCGTCGCCCTCAAGTCGGCCGGCGTCGGATCCCTCAAGGGGCTCTGCCCCTTCCACGACGAGAAGAGCCCCAGCTTCCACGTGCGACAGCAGGTGGGGTACTACCACTGCTTCGGCTGCGGCGAATCGGGCGACGTCTACTCCTTCCTCCGCGAGATGGATCACGTCAGCTTCACGGAAGCGGTGGAGCGTCTCGCCGGACGCATCGGCTACACGCTGCACTACGAGGACGGGGGAGCGGCCCCCGAGACGAGCGGTCGCAGCCGCCTCTACGCCGCCAACACCGCGGCCGCGGAGTTCTTCCGGACGCAGCTGCTCACGCCGGATGCGGAGGCCGGCAGACGCTTCCTGGGGGAGCGCGGCTTCGACGCCGGAGCGGCGGCGCACTTCGGCGTCGGCTTCGCACCACGCGGCTGGGACGGCATGCTCAAGGCTCTCACCGCGCAGGGCTTCACCCGCGAGGAGCTGAGCAACGCGGGGCTGGTGTCGACCGGCCAGCGCGGCGTCTACGACCGGTTCCGCGGGCGCCTGGTGTGGCCGATCCGCGACGTGTCCGGGCAGACCATCGGCTTCGGCGCCCGCAAGCTCTTCGACGACGACCAGGGGCCGAAGTACCTGAACACCCCGGAGACGCCGATCTACAAGAAGGCGCAGGTGCTCTACGGTCTCGATCTCGCCAAGCGCGACATCGCCCGTGGCGACCCTCGTCGCGTCGTGGTGGTCGAGGGGTACACCGACGTGATGGCCTGTCACCTCGCCGGTCTCACGACCGCGATCGCGACCTGCGGCACGGCTTTCGGCACCGATCACATCAAGGTGCTGCGCCGGGTGATGGGCGATGACAACGCCTCGGGCGAGGTCGTCTTCACGTTCGACGGCGATGAGGCGGGGCAGAAGGCGGCGCTGCGGGCGTTCACGGAGGACGACCGATTCAACGCGCAGACCTTCGTCGCGGTCGCCCCCGACGGCCTCGACCCCTGCGATCTGCGTCTGCAGCGCGGAGACGCCGCGGTGCGCGGCCTCATGGAGACCAAGCAGCCGATGTTCGAGTTCGCGATCGATCGCAAGCTCGGCGGCTTCGACCTCGCCACCGTCGAGGGGCGCGTGGGAGCCCTCCGCGCGGCGGCTCCGATCGTCGCGGAGATCCGCGACCAGCTGCTGCGGCCGGGGTACGAGCGCGTGCTCGCGCGTCGTCTCGGAATGGACCCGACCGAGGTGCGCAGCGAGGTCGAGCGGGCGGCGCGCGGTGGATCCGCGCCGCAGCAGGCACGGCGTGAGGTCCCGCAGGTCGATCCCGCCACGGGTGCGCCCGTCATCGCCCCGGTGACGCTCGCGAGTCTCCCGCGCACGCCCGATGTCGCCGTCGAGCGGGATGCGCTGATGGGAGCGCTGCAGTACGGGCATCAGGTGGATCAGGCGCTGCTGAACCGCGCGCTCGGAACACCGTTCCGGACGCCGGGGCTGGATGCGGTGCGCGAAGCCGTCGCCGCCGCACCGGACCGCACCCGGGCCGGATGGGTGACCGAGGCGGTGAACGGCGTGCGCGAGCCCTACCGCTCCCTCGCCGGGGAGCTGCTCATGACGCCGTTCCCCGCTCGTGACGAGGAGCGTGCCGTCGCCACGGTGGCCGATCTCGCCCGCAGGCTGGTGCTTCGCCAGCTCGAGCACGAGAAGCAGGAACTCCTCGGCGCGGTGCAGCGGGTGCCCGCGGACTCCGACGGAGGACGCGCGTTGCGGATGCGGCTGCGGGACATCGACGCGGAGCGTCAGCGCTTCGCCGAGTCGTAA
- the def gene encoding peptide deformylase yields the protein MAVLPIRIMGDPVLHSPASPVDEITDDIRTLVADMFETMDTAPGVGLAAPQVGVPLRIYTYSYVDDDDEPWRGVLINPVLWMVPLEPGDPDPDLESEGCLSFPGERFPLRRSDRARVTATDLDGQPVSIDVDGWRARIMQHEFDHLDGILYVDRLSDSDWKTAQKIARKRGWGRPGASWMPGVDDLEG from the coding sequence GTGGCTGTACTTCCGATTCGCATCATGGGCGACCCCGTCCTGCACTCCCCCGCTTCCCCCGTCGACGAGATCACGGACGACATCCGCACCCTCGTCGCCGACATGTTCGAGACGATGGACACCGCCCCCGGAGTCGGGCTCGCCGCTCCGCAGGTCGGCGTCCCGCTGCGGATCTACACCTACTCCTACGTCGACGACGACGACGAGCCCTGGCGCGGCGTCCTCATCAACCCCGTGCTCTGGATGGTCCCGCTCGAGCCCGGCGACCCGGACCCGGATCTCGAGTCCGAGGGGTGCCTGTCGTTCCCGGGCGAGCGGTTCCCGCTGCGGCGCTCGGACCGGGCGCGCGTGACGGCGACCGACCTTGACGGGCAGCCCGTCTCGATCGACGTCGACGGCTGGCGCGCACGCATCATGCAGCACGAGTTCGACCACCTCGACGGTATCCTCTACGTGGATCGCCTGTCCGACAGCGACTGGAAGACGGCGCAGAAGATCGCCCGCAAGCGCGGGTGGGGACGCCCCGGTGCGAGTTGGATGCCGGGCGTGGACGACCTCGAAGGCTGA
- a CDS encoding ATP-binding cassette domain-containing protein yields MSRRPDSPNAIDCSDLVIDRIGHGLPTRAVDGVTFSLAPGGLICVAGPTGSGKSTLVAALAGSTDPSVKVVGGSAQVCGVDVRRPGRKHRILTYRTGFVPQGAGADLPPRLTVNEVIAEPILMRERKVNTKALSIRVATLLDELHLPLGTAAKFPYELSAGMRQRVAIARSFVLEPRVLIADEVLANLDLEVRPVVFDAITRRRKEQSMAALLVTNDADFIRELNAETLMLRGGHVVARGVGKDLLWVPNAESDSRH; encoded by the coding sequence ATGTCCCGCAGGCCCGATTCCCCGAACGCGATCGATTGCTCGGATCTGGTGATCGACCGGATCGGGCACGGTCTGCCGACGCGTGCCGTCGACGGCGTCACGTTCTCCCTCGCTCCCGGCGGGCTCATCTGCGTCGCCGGTCCCACGGGCTCGGGGAAGTCGACCCTGGTGGCCGCCCTCGCGGGCTCCACCGATCCTTCCGTGAAGGTCGTCGGCGGCAGCGCCCAGGTGTGCGGCGTCGACGTCAGGCGCCCGGGGCGCAAGCATCGGATCCTCACTTACCGCACCGGCTTCGTGCCGCAGGGTGCGGGAGCGGATCTTCCGCCGCGGCTGACCGTGAACGAGGTGATCGCCGAGCCGATCCTCATGCGCGAGCGGAAGGTCAACACGAAGGCGCTCTCGATCCGCGTGGCGACCCTGCTGGACGAGCTCCACCTCCCGCTCGGGACCGCGGCCAAGTTCCCCTACGAGCTCAGCGCCGGCATGCGTCAGCGCGTCGCGATCGCCCGCTCGTTCGTCCTCGAGCCGAGGGTGCTCATCGCGGACGAGGTGCTCGCGAACCTCGACCTCGAGGTGCGACCGGTGGTCTTCGACGCGATCACCCGCCGCCGCAAGGAGCAGTCGATGGCCGCCCTGCTCGTCACCAACGATGCCGACTTCATCCGCGAGCTGAACGCCGAGACGCTGATGCTGCGCGGAGGACACGTGGTGGCCCGCGGTGTCGGCAAGGACCTGCTCTGGGTGCCGAACGCCGAGTCGGATTCCCGCCACTGA
- a CDS encoding deoxyguanosinetriphosphate triphosphohydrolase — translation MAVDLPVGLRADGYDARDAERFFAETHRSERNDFARDRARVLHSAALRRLAAKTQVLSPASTADFARNRLTHSLEVAQVGRELAVALGVSGDVVDTACLSHDLGHPPFGHNGERALNEWAEPIGGFEGNAQSLRILTRLEAKVLDDDDRSVGLNLTRASLDATCKYPWTVDSPVPDPGGRLKFGVYPEDEAVFRWMREGAPGRLRCIEAEIMDLSDDIAYSVHDFEDAIVNGYVDVAQLADPQQHDALVGRIQQWVGYDFTRDELADALYRLSSQPMWLASFDRSRQALARLKNLTSDLIGRFARASVSATKDAYGTTALVRYNAHVIVPRVIEVEIAVLKGIMGQAIVTIEARKGVYKEQRRVLKRLADALWSTDALWSAGSDVLDPAFAADFIAAEDDAERARVVVDQIASLTDQSAIDWHNRLVGEIDPAEVGIWTPRHARPGARAHAERRPIAEGAH, via the coding sequence GTGGCGGTTGATCTTCCGGTCGGCCTGCGCGCCGACGGCTACGACGCGCGTGACGCCGAGCGCTTCTTCGCCGAGACCCATCGCTCCGAGCGCAACGACTTCGCCCGCGACCGCGCGCGCGTGCTGCACTCCGCCGCGCTGCGACGTCTCGCCGCGAAGACCCAGGTCCTGAGCCCGGCGAGCACGGCCGACTTCGCCCGCAACCGGCTGACCCACTCGCTCGAGGTCGCCCAGGTCGGGCGTGAGCTGGCGGTCGCGCTCGGCGTCTCCGGCGACGTGGTCGACACCGCCTGCCTGAGTCACGACCTGGGGCACCCGCCCTTCGGGCACAACGGTGAGCGCGCGCTCAACGAGTGGGCCGAGCCCATCGGCGGCTTCGAGGGCAACGCGCAGTCGCTGCGCATCCTCACCCGGCTCGAGGCGAAGGTGCTCGACGACGACGACCGCTCCGTCGGGCTCAACCTCACGCGCGCGAGCCTCGATGCCACGTGCAAGTACCCGTGGACGGTCGACAGCCCGGTGCCGGATCCCGGTGGGCGCCTGAAGTTCGGCGTCTACCCGGAAGACGAGGCCGTGTTCCGGTGGATGCGGGAAGGGGCGCCCGGGCGCCTGCGATGCATCGAGGCCGAGATCATGGACCTCTCCGATGACATCGCGTACTCGGTCCACGACTTCGAGGATGCGATCGTCAACGGCTACGTCGACGTCGCGCAGCTCGCCGATCCGCAGCAGCATGACGCGCTCGTCGGGCGGATCCAGCAGTGGGTGGGATACGACTTCACCCGGGACGAGCTCGCCGACGCCCTGTACCGCCTGTCGTCGCAGCCGATGTGGCTCGCGTCGTTCGACCGCTCTCGTCAGGCTCTCGCCCGGCTGAAGAACCTGACGAGCGACCTGATCGGCCGCTTCGCCCGCGCCTCGGTCTCGGCGACGAAGGATGCCTACGGCACGACGGCGCTGGTGCGCTACAACGCGCACGTCATCGTGCCGCGCGTGATCGAGGTGGAGATCGCGGTCCTCAAGGGCATCATGGGCCAGGCCATCGTGACGATCGAGGCCCGAAAGGGCGTCTACAAGGAGCAGCGGCGGGTGCTGAAGCGGCTCGCCGATGCGCTCTGGTCGACCGACGCGCTGTGGTCGGCGGGCTCCGACGTGCTCGACCCCGCGTTCGCGGCCGACTTCATCGCGGCCGAGGACGACGCCGAGCGTGCCCGGGTCGTGGTCGACCAGATCGCGAGCCTCACGGATCAGAGCGCGATCGACTGGCACAACCGTCTGGTCGGCGAGATCGATCCGGCCGAGGTCGGCATCTGGACGCCCCGCCATGCGCGACCCGGCGCTCGCGCGCACGCCGAGAGGCGGCCCATCGCCGAAGGGGCGCACTGA
- the dusB gene encoding tRNA dihydrouridine synthase DusB, which translates to MTLATAPARPLRIGPIDLDVPVVLAPMAGITNTAFRRLCREYGAGLYVSEMITSRALVERNETTMRLIRHHESETPRSIQLYGVDPKTIAEAVRIIVAEDHADHIDLNFGCPVPKVTRRGGGAALPWKSKLFADIVDQAVKAAGDIPLTVKMRKGIDKDHLTFLEAGRAAEDAGAAAVALHARTAGEFYSGNADWNAIGELKQAVTSIPVLGNGDIWSADDAVRMMEQTDCDGVVVGRGCLGRPWLFGELATAFGGEGKTVDATLGFVANAFRRHAELLVEFFEDEDRGCRDVRKHVSWYFKGYPVGGDIRTGLATASSLDEIDDFLGRLDHTAPYPGADAEGQRGRSGHPKRTALPDKWLESRELAPSASEMMRGAEIENSGG; encoded by the coding sequence ATGACTCTCGCCACCGCCCCCGCCCGCCCCCTTCGCATCGGTCCGATCGATCTCGACGTGCCGGTCGTGCTCGCGCCCATGGCCGGCATCACCAACACCGCGTTCCGACGTCTGTGCCGCGAGTACGGCGCCGGGCTCTACGTGAGCGAGATGATCACCTCGCGCGCTCTGGTGGAGCGCAACGAGACGACCATGCGGCTGATCCGGCACCACGAGTCCGAGACCCCACGGTCCATCCAGCTCTACGGAGTGGACCCGAAGACCATCGCCGAAGCCGTGCGCATCATCGTCGCCGAGGACCACGCCGACCACATCGACCTCAACTTCGGCTGCCCGGTGCCCAAGGTCACGCGCCGGGGTGGGGGAGCCGCCCTGCCCTGGAAGTCGAAGCTCTTCGCCGACATCGTCGACCAGGCCGTGAAGGCCGCGGGCGACATCCCGCTCACGGTCAAGATGCGCAAGGGCATCGACAAGGACCACCTGACGTTCCTCGAGGCCGGTCGCGCAGCCGAGGACGCCGGGGCCGCCGCCGTCGCGCTGCATGCCCGGACGGCGGGCGAGTTCTACTCCGGGAACGCCGACTGGAACGCCATCGGCGAGCTCAAGCAGGCCGTCACGAGCATCCCCGTGCTGGGCAACGGCGACATCTGGTCGGCCGACGACGCGGTGCGCATGATGGAGCAGACCGACTGCGACGGCGTCGTGGTCGGACGGGGCTGCCTCGGGCGTCCGTGGCTGTTCGGCGAGCTCGCCACGGCATTCGGCGGCGAGGGCAAGACCGTCGACGCCACGCTCGGCTTCGTGGCGAACGCCTTCCGGCGTCACGCCGAGCTCCTCGTCGAGTTCTTCGAAGACGAGGACCGCGGATGCCGCGACGTCCGCAAGCACGTGTCCTGGTACTTCAAGGGGTACCCCGTCGGCGGCGACATCCGCACCGGCCTCGCCACCGCATCCAGCCTCGACGAGATCGACGACTTCCTCGGACGGCTCGATCACACCGCGCCGTACCCCGGTGCGGACGCCGAGGGCCAGCGCGGCCGCTCCGGACACCCGAAGCGGACTGCGCTTCCCGACAAGTGGCTGGAGTCGCGCGAACTCGCGCCCTCGGCCTCCGAGATGATGCGCGGAGCGGAGATCGAGAACAGTGGCGGTTGA